The Trichoderma breve strain T069 chromosome 2, whole genome shotgun sequence DNA segment CAGCGGGCTTGACTTTGCCCTCTCGCCTCTTGCGGTACTCAGCTAGACGTTCCTCGCGGATACGGACtacttcttcattctcattctcatcgtCACTACTGAACAAGTCGACGtcatcattatcatcatcagctgcaAGAGCCACAGAGAAGTTCGCGGTGATCTCAGTGACCTCCGGACCATAGACAGTATAGGGTTTGGTGGCATCTCCACTAAGGGTAGAAAATTCGCTTTCAAAAGTGGCGATATGTGTGAACCATCGAGCGGCATGGGGGTACTTGGCAATATCGGGAGAACTCTTGAGAGCCTTGAAACAGGCAACATCGGCTTGTGTGGGAGCGTGGCTATTCACGATAATGAAACTTTAATAAGTGGGATTTATCGGGAATACTGGGAGGGAATTAAACATACCCGGTGATATAAGAACGAGTCAGCAACCAGTTATTAAGCACTGCATCGTTGTCAGCAAAGCAGAATGCTTCATGATGGACGTTTTCGGCTTGTACAACAGCTTACCAGTAAGGCCAGTGCCGGCTGGGAGATTAGAAAAATCCATAATGTCGTAAACGCAGATGAAACGATCAAAAGTTAACAACGGAGAAGATTCGATAATTTAAGTTCTAATGAAAGGAAGGTGGCAGGATTTTGGTACTTATTTAAGCAACAGACATCACGCCTCCCCCCCAACCTATCCTATTTGCTGCCATCGAACCCCACCGCTACAAACCTATGAGTCACAGGTAATCGAGCCCAACGACCCTTACATAGCATACAACCGTTGGATAGTTATTAATGCCTCCATATATGCTGGATTCAATTGTAATTACGATTGAACTAGCTCTAATCCTGATATCTTGCCCTGTTTAAGCGAATTTATCCAGTTTGTCTAGCGCTGAGGACGAAGCCACCGTGTAAGGCATAGCTGTCAAAGGGGCTTCACTTCCTTCGCTCTTGGAAACAGAAGGCCGACGAATAATCGCTAAGGTTGAGTTACTTGTAGTATTATTGCGTAGCTCGTCGTGTTTCAAATAGCCCAAACGGATATTTGCGGAACTGTAACCCGACACACTGGCAGCCGACTTATCTTGACGAAAAAAAGTGTATATGGAGTGTGAGATGGCGACATTTGCGGCGATGATACCTAAAAAGAGTTCAAGGTTGGACCAAATCGCCGATATTGCGTAATCCCCTGCCGTTCGTTCTGTTAGGTGGGTTGATGTAGAAGAGGTCCCGAGGATTTAAGGGAGATGATTTACATACAGCTGAGATCGATTGTCACCAGGCCGAGAGAAGCGGCCCTAGCCACACCGAACGCTGTAGCGCTACCACAGACAACTTAGCTATGATTAAGGATCATGAATAAAGCTCCGAGGTTGTCACAATGGGCTTACAGGAGACCAAGGCTCATTAAGCCACACACAGCGATTTTGGTATGCATCTTGATACCAACGCCCCACACAACATACAAAGGAAGCAACGAACAGAGTATGTCAGTTGCGACTGAATATGCTATTGCGAAGGACATAAGATGTTAGCGGCTTCTACCAGTATTACGAAATCTACTTCAACTTTACCTATGGTAAGATATATAGCATATATGCGAATCCTTGTATCCCAGCACTTCCCACCTTTTTGGGTCCAGTACACGGATGGGGGAGAGCATTCTGCCACGAGAATGAAAATAGAACCAAAGTTGGTAGCGAAGAGCCCTATGACCACGGCATAAAGGGTTCGGCGGACTTTTGGTTCGTCCCTAAGACGTATGATCAAGAATAAAATGGATGACTTCAGAAAACACACACTAGCAAAAAGCAGAATTTGTGCGTACCACCCCAGCATATTGTTATTGATGTAGTCGGACTCGCTAATATACCAACGGTGGCGGCCGTTGTGATAAACTGCAACTTGTACCACTTGAATGGCCATTCGAGCAAGTGCTAAAACACTAACGATAATGATGCAGTAGTCATCCAAGCCCTGCGCATTGAGAGAAAAGCGAGTGTAGATCCTCAGGCTAGTCGTTAGAAGCATAAAGCCAGTCAGAATGCTCGTAACGACAATGAGTGTAATTCCGATATTCCGGTTCGGTGGAAGAGGATCAGGTGGTGGTGTGCGAGTCATGATGACTGATCTTATCACACTCGCAGAGATTAAGCATATAAAAATGTAAAGCCGTATTTGGGGTCATATGCGCACCTTATCAATCGACGCACAGCACCTATAATAGAGAACGAGCTTTGCTGTCCCCTGAATGATCCTCGCTGGCAAAGGTGCCCTGGAGCTACCTTTTCTGTATGACTTGGATCAGAAGCTTGGACAGTTAAATGGTACAGGGAAGCCTGCGCCATAGGCTATTCCGCTAAAAGCCATTGGTCTTATGTATAAGTGACTGCAACTACTCGTACAGCATTTGGCAACCTGCGACCTGGGGGCTCGAGGTAAGGTATCGTTGATGTTGGTTGCAAATTCTTGGCGTCGTTTTCTTCATGGAGGTAAGAAATTGAGGTCGTTGGCCCGTTGCTA contains these protein-coding regions:
- a CDS encoding EF-1 guanine nucleotide exchange domain-containing protein, translating into MDFSNLPAGTGLTVLNNWLLTRSYITGHAPTQADVACFKALKSSPDIAKYPHAARWFTHIATFESEFSTLSGDATKPYTVYGPEVTEITANFSVALAADDDNDDVDLFSSDDENENEEVVRIREERLAEYRKRREGKVKPAAKSLVTLDVKPWDDDTNMVALEAAVRGIEKDGLVWGQSKLVAIGFGIKKLQINLVVEDEKVSTDDLQEQIQDFEDYVQSSDVVAMQKF